One Solanum pennellii chromosome 9, SPENNV200 DNA segment encodes these proteins:
- the LOC107031436 gene encoding plant UBX domain-containing protein 11 isoform X1, whose amino-acid sequence MDYSMEQLLSPLVFNGSIVEAITEAKQKKKLFVVLVSGGNMESNQLETSTWLDPRVADSISKYCILLHILEGSTDARNFSALYPQEAIPCITVIGYNGVQLWQHGMDQLNLMFGGFVSADNLASSLEMAWLSLHVQDTTTTLLTAALASRKDLVSGASSVTSEVGSSSSAQVSPAQAITHIQSPLATLSKNSQIVEGEDPGHAAMDIDSSLIDMDSHGSADAFESRIGDFNESTTVITTAEKPLDLVEVDSNKGKDECSMSKENPGLRDQHLDPSDEAPREIANKAGKDPEINIVEDAAAESDDSSNTFHDVYLNIRLPDGSSLQVKFLVIDTLRMVKNYVDKNQTSSIGYYDLAVPYPRKVFGDEDLDRTLSDLGLHNRQALIIVLRNKVDVTSLHGLNNPAESNHTTIGGDAGYFATIRKLFSYVNPLSYLGGSSNTSNTARDSIWQYGPNSSAPQNNQSLVSITSTTNNRGRKRASSSFGSNIHTLKHDEDENQSGDKNTFWNGNSTQFGGDE is encoded by the exons ATGGATTACTCT ATGGAGCAACTTTTATCTCCTCTCGTGTTCAATGGTTCTATTGTAGAAGCCATCACTGAAGCCAAGCAGAAGAAGAAGCTTTTTGTAGTTCTTGTTTCAG GTGGCAATATGGAATCAAATCAATTGGAAACATCAACTTGGCTTGACCCAAGA GTTGCTGATTCTATATCAAAGTACTGCATTTTGTTGCACATCCTAGAAGGAAGTACTGATGCCAGAAACTTCTCAGCATTGT ATCCACAGGAGGCTATCCCTTGTATTACAGTTATTGGATACAATGGTGTTCAACTATGGCAACACGGTATGGATCAGCTTAATCTAATGTTTG GGGGTTTTGTTTCTGCTGATAATCTTGCATCTAGTCTTGAGATGGCGTGGTTAAGTCTTCATGTTCAG GATACAACAACTACTTTGTTGACTGCTGCACTTGCTTCAAGGAAAGATCTTGTATCTGGAGCTTCTTCTGTAACATCTGAAGTAGGGAGTTCTTCAAGTGCTCAAGTTTCACCAGCTCAGGCGATTACACATATTCAATCTCCATTGGCTACACTGTCTAAAAACTCTCAGATAGTAGAGGGAGAGGATCCTGGACATGCTGCTATG GACATAGATTCCTCGCTGATTGACATGGATTCTCATGGATCAGCAGATGCCTTTGAATCTAGAATTGGTGACTTCAATGAGTCTACCACTGTGATCACAACAGCAGAAAAACCACTTGATCTTGTAGAAGTAGATTCAAACAAGGGTAAAGATGAATGTTCAATGTCAAAAGAGAATCCTGGTTTGCGTGATCAACATTTGGACCCTAGTGATGAAGCTCCTAGAGAGATTGCAAATAAAGCAGGGAAAGACCCCGAGATTAATATAGTTGAAGATGCAGCTGCTGAGTCAGATGATTCGTCAAATACATTTCACGATGTTTATTTAAACATTAGATTGCCTGATGGTTCAAGTTTACAAGTGAAGTTTCTCGTTATAGATACTTTAAGGATGGTCAAGAACTATGTTGATAAAAACCAAACAAGCAGCATTGGTTATTATGATCTAGCAGTTCCTTATCCTCGCAAGGTTTTTGGTGATGAAG ATCTAGATAGAACATTGTCAGATTTGGGTTTACACAATAGGCAAGCACTGATAATCGTTCTTCGTAACAAAGTGGATGTTACATCATTGCATGGTCTAAACAATCCGGCTGAGAGTAACCATACAACAATTGGAGGCGATGCAGGATATTTTGCTACGATCAGAAAACTCTTTTCGTATGTAAATCCTTTATCTTACCTTGGTGGAAGTTCTAACACATCAAACACTGCTCGAGATAGCATATGGCAATATG GTCCAAACTCATCCGCACCTCAAAATAATCAGAGCCTGGTAAGTATAACTTCCACAACTAATAACAGAGGTAGAAAGCGAGCGTCATCTAGCTTTGGGAGCAACATCCACACTCTGAAACATGATGAAGATGAAAATCAGTCTGGTGACAAAAACACATTCTGGAATGGTAATTCTACTCAGTTTGGTGGAGATGAATAA
- the LOC107031436 gene encoding plant UBX domain-containing protein 11 isoform X3: MDYSMEQLLSPLVFNGSIVEAITEAKQKKKLFVVLVSGGNMESNQLETSTWLDPRVADSISKYCILLHILEGSTDARNFSALYPQEAIPCITVIGYNGVQLWQHGGFVSADNLASSLEMAWLSLHVQDTTTTLLTAALASRKDLVSGASSVTSEVGSSSSAQVSPAQAITHIQSPLATLSKNSQIVEGEDPGHAAMDIDSSLIDMDSHGSADAFESRIGDFNESTTVITTAEKPLDLVEVDSNKGKDECSMSKENPGLRDQHLDPSDEAPREIANKAGKDPEINIVEDAAAESDDSSNTFHDVYLNIRLPDGSSLQVKFLVIDTLRMVKNYVDKNQTSSIGYYDLAVPYPRKVFGDEDLDRTLSDLGLHNRQALIIVLRNKVDVTSLHGLNNPAESNHTTIGGDAGYFATIRKLFSYVNPLSYLGGSSNTSNTARDSIWQYGPNSSAPQNNQSLVSITSTTNNRGRKRASSSFGSNIHTLKHDEDENQSGDKNTFWNGNSTQFGGDE; this comes from the exons ATGGATTACTCT ATGGAGCAACTTTTATCTCCTCTCGTGTTCAATGGTTCTATTGTAGAAGCCATCACTGAAGCCAAGCAGAAGAAGAAGCTTTTTGTAGTTCTTGTTTCAG GTGGCAATATGGAATCAAATCAATTGGAAACATCAACTTGGCTTGACCCAAGA GTTGCTGATTCTATATCAAAGTACTGCATTTTGTTGCACATCCTAGAAGGAAGTACTGATGCCAGAAACTTCTCAGCATTGT ATCCACAGGAGGCTATCCCTTGTATTACAGTTATTGGATACAATGGTGTTCAACTATGGCAACACG GGGGTTTTGTTTCTGCTGATAATCTTGCATCTAGTCTTGAGATGGCGTGGTTAAGTCTTCATGTTCAG GATACAACAACTACTTTGTTGACTGCTGCACTTGCTTCAAGGAAAGATCTTGTATCTGGAGCTTCTTCTGTAACATCTGAAGTAGGGAGTTCTTCAAGTGCTCAAGTTTCACCAGCTCAGGCGATTACACATATTCAATCTCCATTGGCTACACTGTCTAAAAACTCTCAGATAGTAGAGGGAGAGGATCCTGGACATGCTGCTATG GACATAGATTCCTCGCTGATTGACATGGATTCTCATGGATCAGCAGATGCCTTTGAATCTAGAATTGGTGACTTCAATGAGTCTACCACTGTGATCACAACAGCAGAAAAACCACTTGATCTTGTAGAAGTAGATTCAAACAAGGGTAAAGATGAATGTTCAATGTCAAAAGAGAATCCTGGTTTGCGTGATCAACATTTGGACCCTAGTGATGAAGCTCCTAGAGAGATTGCAAATAAAGCAGGGAAAGACCCCGAGATTAATATAGTTGAAGATGCAGCTGCTGAGTCAGATGATTCGTCAAATACATTTCACGATGTTTATTTAAACATTAGATTGCCTGATGGTTCAAGTTTACAAGTGAAGTTTCTCGTTATAGATACTTTAAGGATGGTCAAGAACTATGTTGATAAAAACCAAACAAGCAGCATTGGTTATTATGATCTAGCAGTTCCTTATCCTCGCAAGGTTTTTGGTGATGAAG ATCTAGATAGAACATTGTCAGATTTGGGTTTACACAATAGGCAAGCACTGATAATCGTTCTTCGTAACAAAGTGGATGTTACATCATTGCATGGTCTAAACAATCCGGCTGAGAGTAACCATACAACAATTGGAGGCGATGCAGGATATTTTGCTACGATCAGAAAACTCTTTTCGTATGTAAATCCTTTATCTTACCTTGGTGGAAGTTCTAACACATCAAACACTGCTCGAGATAGCATATGGCAATATG GTCCAAACTCATCCGCACCTCAAAATAATCAGAGCCTGGTAAGTATAACTTCCACAACTAATAACAGAGGTAGAAAGCGAGCGTCATCTAGCTTTGGGAGCAACATCCACACTCTGAAACATGATGAAGATGAAAATCAGTCTGGTGACAAAAACACATTCTGGAATGGTAATTCTACTCAGTTTGGTGGAGATGAATAA
- the LOC107031436 gene encoding plant UBX domain-containing protein 11 isoform X2: MEQLLSPLVFNGSIVEAITEAKQKKKLFVVLVSGGNMESNQLETSTWLDPRVADSISKYCILLHILEGSTDARNFSALYPQEAIPCITVIGYNGVQLWQHGMDQLNLMFGGFVSADNLASSLEMAWLSLHVQDTTTTLLTAALASRKDLVSGASSVTSEVGSSSSAQVSPAQAITHIQSPLATLSKNSQIVEGEDPGHAAMDIDSSLIDMDSHGSADAFESRIGDFNESTTVITTAEKPLDLVEVDSNKGKDECSMSKENPGLRDQHLDPSDEAPREIANKAGKDPEINIVEDAAAESDDSSNTFHDVYLNIRLPDGSSLQVKFLVIDTLRMVKNYVDKNQTSSIGYYDLAVPYPRKVFGDEDLDRTLSDLGLHNRQALIIVLRNKVDVTSLHGLNNPAESNHTTIGGDAGYFATIRKLFSYVNPLSYLGGSSNTSNTARDSIWQYGPNSSAPQNNQSLVSITSTTNNRGRKRASSSFGSNIHTLKHDEDENQSGDKNTFWNGNSTQFGGDE, encoded by the exons ATGGAGCAACTTTTATCTCCTCTCGTGTTCAATGGTTCTATTGTAGAAGCCATCACTGAAGCCAAGCAGAAGAAGAAGCTTTTTGTAGTTCTTGTTTCAG GTGGCAATATGGAATCAAATCAATTGGAAACATCAACTTGGCTTGACCCAAGA GTTGCTGATTCTATATCAAAGTACTGCATTTTGTTGCACATCCTAGAAGGAAGTACTGATGCCAGAAACTTCTCAGCATTGT ATCCACAGGAGGCTATCCCTTGTATTACAGTTATTGGATACAATGGTGTTCAACTATGGCAACACGGTATGGATCAGCTTAATCTAATGTTTG GGGGTTTTGTTTCTGCTGATAATCTTGCATCTAGTCTTGAGATGGCGTGGTTAAGTCTTCATGTTCAG GATACAACAACTACTTTGTTGACTGCTGCACTTGCTTCAAGGAAAGATCTTGTATCTGGAGCTTCTTCTGTAACATCTGAAGTAGGGAGTTCTTCAAGTGCTCAAGTTTCACCAGCTCAGGCGATTACACATATTCAATCTCCATTGGCTACACTGTCTAAAAACTCTCAGATAGTAGAGGGAGAGGATCCTGGACATGCTGCTATG GACATAGATTCCTCGCTGATTGACATGGATTCTCATGGATCAGCAGATGCCTTTGAATCTAGAATTGGTGACTTCAATGAGTCTACCACTGTGATCACAACAGCAGAAAAACCACTTGATCTTGTAGAAGTAGATTCAAACAAGGGTAAAGATGAATGTTCAATGTCAAAAGAGAATCCTGGTTTGCGTGATCAACATTTGGACCCTAGTGATGAAGCTCCTAGAGAGATTGCAAATAAAGCAGGGAAAGACCCCGAGATTAATATAGTTGAAGATGCAGCTGCTGAGTCAGATGATTCGTCAAATACATTTCACGATGTTTATTTAAACATTAGATTGCCTGATGGTTCAAGTTTACAAGTGAAGTTTCTCGTTATAGATACTTTAAGGATGGTCAAGAACTATGTTGATAAAAACCAAACAAGCAGCATTGGTTATTATGATCTAGCAGTTCCTTATCCTCGCAAGGTTTTTGGTGATGAAG ATCTAGATAGAACATTGTCAGATTTGGGTTTACACAATAGGCAAGCACTGATAATCGTTCTTCGTAACAAAGTGGATGTTACATCATTGCATGGTCTAAACAATCCGGCTGAGAGTAACCATACAACAATTGGAGGCGATGCAGGATATTTTGCTACGATCAGAAAACTCTTTTCGTATGTAAATCCTTTATCTTACCTTGGTGGAAGTTCTAACACATCAAACACTGCTCGAGATAGCATATGGCAATATG GTCCAAACTCATCCGCACCTCAAAATAATCAGAGCCTGGTAAGTATAACTTCCACAACTAATAACAGAGGTAGAAAGCGAGCGTCATCTAGCTTTGGGAGCAACATCCACACTCTGAAACATGATGAAGATGAAAATCAGTCTGGTGACAAAAACACATTCTGGAATGGTAATTCTACTCAGTTTGGTGGAGATGAATAA
- the LOC107031436 gene encoding plant UBX domain-containing protein 11 isoform X4: MEQLLSPLVFNGSIVEAITEAKQKKKLFVVLVSGGNMESNQLETSTWLDPRVADSISKYCILLHILEGSTDARNFSALYPQEAIPCITVIGYNGVQLWQHGGFVSADNLASSLEMAWLSLHVQDTTTTLLTAALASRKDLVSGASSVTSEVGSSSSAQVSPAQAITHIQSPLATLSKNSQIVEGEDPGHAAMDIDSSLIDMDSHGSADAFESRIGDFNESTTVITTAEKPLDLVEVDSNKGKDECSMSKENPGLRDQHLDPSDEAPREIANKAGKDPEINIVEDAAAESDDSSNTFHDVYLNIRLPDGSSLQVKFLVIDTLRMVKNYVDKNQTSSIGYYDLAVPYPRKVFGDEDLDRTLSDLGLHNRQALIIVLRNKVDVTSLHGLNNPAESNHTTIGGDAGYFATIRKLFSYVNPLSYLGGSSNTSNTARDSIWQYGPNSSAPQNNQSLVSITSTTNNRGRKRASSSFGSNIHTLKHDEDENQSGDKNTFWNGNSTQFGGDE; this comes from the exons ATGGAGCAACTTTTATCTCCTCTCGTGTTCAATGGTTCTATTGTAGAAGCCATCACTGAAGCCAAGCAGAAGAAGAAGCTTTTTGTAGTTCTTGTTTCAG GTGGCAATATGGAATCAAATCAATTGGAAACATCAACTTGGCTTGACCCAAGA GTTGCTGATTCTATATCAAAGTACTGCATTTTGTTGCACATCCTAGAAGGAAGTACTGATGCCAGAAACTTCTCAGCATTGT ATCCACAGGAGGCTATCCCTTGTATTACAGTTATTGGATACAATGGTGTTCAACTATGGCAACACG GGGGTTTTGTTTCTGCTGATAATCTTGCATCTAGTCTTGAGATGGCGTGGTTAAGTCTTCATGTTCAG GATACAACAACTACTTTGTTGACTGCTGCACTTGCTTCAAGGAAAGATCTTGTATCTGGAGCTTCTTCTGTAACATCTGAAGTAGGGAGTTCTTCAAGTGCTCAAGTTTCACCAGCTCAGGCGATTACACATATTCAATCTCCATTGGCTACACTGTCTAAAAACTCTCAGATAGTAGAGGGAGAGGATCCTGGACATGCTGCTATG GACATAGATTCCTCGCTGATTGACATGGATTCTCATGGATCAGCAGATGCCTTTGAATCTAGAATTGGTGACTTCAATGAGTCTACCACTGTGATCACAACAGCAGAAAAACCACTTGATCTTGTAGAAGTAGATTCAAACAAGGGTAAAGATGAATGTTCAATGTCAAAAGAGAATCCTGGTTTGCGTGATCAACATTTGGACCCTAGTGATGAAGCTCCTAGAGAGATTGCAAATAAAGCAGGGAAAGACCCCGAGATTAATATAGTTGAAGATGCAGCTGCTGAGTCAGATGATTCGTCAAATACATTTCACGATGTTTATTTAAACATTAGATTGCCTGATGGTTCAAGTTTACAAGTGAAGTTTCTCGTTATAGATACTTTAAGGATGGTCAAGAACTATGTTGATAAAAACCAAACAAGCAGCATTGGTTATTATGATCTAGCAGTTCCTTATCCTCGCAAGGTTTTTGGTGATGAAG ATCTAGATAGAACATTGTCAGATTTGGGTTTACACAATAGGCAAGCACTGATAATCGTTCTTCGTAACAAAGTGGATGTTACATCATTGCATGGTCTAAACAATCCGGCTGAGAGTAACCATACAACAATTGGAGGCGATGCAGGATATTTTGCTACGATCAGAAAACTCTTTTCGTATGTAAATCCTTTATCTTACCTTGGTGGAAGTTCTAACACATCAAACACTGCTCGAGATAGCATATGGCAATATG GTCCAAACTCATCCGCACCTCAAAATAATCAGAGCCTGGTAAGTATAACTTCCACAACTAATAACAGAGGTAGAAAGCGAGCGTCATCTAGCTTTGGGAGCAACATCCACACTCTGAAACATGATGAAGATGAAAATCAGTCTGGTGACAAAAACACATTCTGGAATGGTAATTCTACTCAGTTTGGTGGAGATGAATAA